GAGTCAGAGGCACAGGCCGTGGTGCCCTCGCCCCAGACCTGGGACAGGCGGACATCAAGGGTGGCGTTCACTACCCTGGCAATGGCCTGGCGCAGGCCTTCGAGCGAAAGGAAGCGACGCCTGACATAGAGCAGGTCCTTGGGCGAGTCGTCGACGTGGCCAGTGGCCATGGGCTTGAGACCGGTATTGGTGTCGAGCCCGTAGAGGCAGAGCAGGAGGCGACGCTGTAGCACGCGGCGATCCAGGTGTTCACGCTCCGTTCCACTCCGCAGGCACTGCGTGAAGCCCACCTGATGGTCGGTTTCCATCAGAACATCGAGCAGGCTCGTCATGGGCCAGCGTCGAGCCATCTCGGCCTTGAGCGCCCCCAGGTTTTCCGGCTCCGCCTGGGGCTCGAAGGGCGAGACCGCGATCCAGCCGCCTTTTTTCTGGAAGATATTGACCCTTGGTTTGGCCGGCATCCCCTCGTTCAAGGTCGCCAATGCGTGGTCCATCTCCTCTCTGAGGCCGGCGGTGAACGCCTTCGGATCCATGGGAAGGGCCAGATCCGAGTAGTAGGCTCCCCTTTGGGCTTCGAAGTCTTGCGGCAGATCCTCCTCGGGATTCCGGTAACGACGGCTGCCCACCACCCAGATTTCCCGACACCGCAGTTGCTCGCGTAGTGACTTCAGCACGCAAATTTCATAGGCGGTGCGGTTGATCCTGGGCGGGTCGCCATCGTCGTCGAGCACCAGTGGCATCCAGGCGGGACGGACCACGCCCTCGGTGACCACCGTTGTCCCCTTGGGGTACGACGATCCCTTGTGCATCAAGTGGGTCTTGAGCACGGCCAGGGCCTCTATCACCGGCTGATGTCGGTCGTTCCCGCACCTGAACTCCAGGATGTCCAGCAGTTCCGGGAGCATCCGGCGGTAATGGGACCGGTACGAGCGCTTGAGCACCGTTCGCACGGCCTCCTTGTAGCCTTCCCGGGCCGAAAAATCCGAGAGGTTCAATTGGGACAGAAAGTGGCCATCTATTGCCGGGTATCCACGGCAGATCAGTCCTGCGCCCGGCAGGAACAGGATCTTCTGGCCTATGCGGATCGAGCAGGATTCGAGGTGGTGGAGATCCGCAGAGAGATCTCATCAGGGACCAAGGACCAGCGGTCGGAACGAAAG
The DNA window shown above is from Desulfovibrio sp. TomC and carries:
- a CDS encoding Tn3 family transposase, with translation MRTVLKRSYRSHYRRMLPELLDILEFRCGNDRHQPVIEALAVLKTHLMHKGSSYPKGTTVVTEGVVRPAWMPLVLDDDGDPPRINRTAYEICVLKSLREQLRCREIWVVGSRRYRNPEEDLPQDFEAQRGAYYSDLALPMDPKAFTAGLREEMDHALATLNEGMPAKPRVNIFQKKGGWIAVSPFEPQAEPENLGALKAEMARRWPMTSLLDVLMETDHQVGFTQCLRSGTEREHLDRRVLQRRLLLCLYGLDTNTGLKPMATGHVDDSPKDLLYVRRRFLSLEGLRQAIARVVNATLDVRLSQVWGEGTTACASDSKQLGAWDQNLLTEWHARYGGRGVMVYWHVEKRATCIYSQFKRVSSSEAAAMIEGVLRHCTEMEVERQFVDSHGQCEVAFAFCRLLGFELMPRLKGIHRQRLYRPEPGEVYQNLAPVMATRSINWELIEQQLDAMVKHTVALKLGMADAESILRRFTRTNIQHPAYKALAELGKAIKTIFLCRYLASEELRREINEGLNVVESWNSANNFIFYGKRGELTTNRREDQEMGLLCLHLLQSSLVFVNTLMIQGILTDPTWTKPMATRDLAALTPLVYHHINPYGLFELDLDARLPLGDTTAKSIPAT
- a CDS encoding recombinase family protein, whose amino-acid sequence is MGPVRALEHRSHGLLVAFPGRKIREVQLGQKVAIYCRVSTADQSCARQEQDLLAYADRAGFEVVEIRREISSGTKDQRSERK